In a genomic window of Vigna angularis cultivar LongXiaoDou No.4 chromosome 6, ASM1680809v1, whole genome shotgun sequence:
- the LOC128197516 gene encoding uncharacterized protein LOC128197516, whose translation MSPFRVVFGKACHLPVEIQHRAYWAVKACNLDMEGAGKERKLQLQELEEIRLTAYENSKFYKEKTKKFHDQKLVTKKDFNIGQKVLLYKSRVGPMSGKLRSKWEGPFIVTQVFPYGAVEIQEESSDRIFKVNGHRLRIFNENQDMLNKTMDGVNLTTPTFLPP comes from the coding sequence ATGTCACCTTTCAGAGTTGTATTTGGAAAAGCTTGCCATCTACCTGTGGAGATTCAACACCGAGCCTATTGGGCTGTGAAGGCTTGTAACTTGGACATGGAAGGAGCAGGGAAAGAGAGAAAGCTCCAACTGCAAGAACTAGAGGAGATTAGGCTCACAGCCTATGAAAACTCCAAGTTTTACAAAGAGAAAACCAAGAAATTCCATGATCAAAAGCttgtgaccaaaaaggatttcaaCATAGGTCAAAAGGTGTTATTGTACAAGTCCAGGGTAGGGCCTATGAGTGGTAAATTACGCTCCAAATGGGAAGGTCCATTCATTGTAACACAAGTGTTTCCCTATGGAGCAGTGGAGATCCAGGAAGAATCTTCTGATAGAATCTTCAAGGTTAATGGCCATCGTCTGcggatatttaatgaaaatcaagACATGTTGAACAAGACGATGGATGGAGTGAATTTGACCACTCCAACATTCCTTCCACCTtga